One genomic region from Rosa rugosa chromosome 1, drRosRugo1.1, whole genome shotgun sequence encodes:
- the LOC133725428 gene encoding beta-fructofuranosidase, insoluble isoenzyme CWINV1-like, with the protein MALMIFSLRIFFFLSVLLSFGVIELEGSHHACSNLLNLELPSTRQAKEPYRTGYHFQPPKNWINDPNGPLIYKNVYHHFYQYNPHGVAWSPNIVWAHSTSNDLVNWIPHDDALNPSEPFDINGCWSGSATILPGGKPAIVYTGINSENEQVQNLAFPKNLSDPFLREWVKIPQNPLMIPTEANQINADSFRDPTTAWLGSDNRWRLVIGSKKNQTGLAILYTSEDFLHWTMVNHTFHSAKENDMWECPDFFPVSKSSPIGLDTSTNGPDVKHVLKVSLFTAKEYYTIGTYNLDKDIYNPDKGSVESDLGLRYDYGKFYASKSFFDSAKNRRILWGWSNESSSANDDIKKGWSGLQTIPRTILLDESEKQLVQWPIEELDKLRTKQVRLPGIVIKGGSLHEVLGVTAAQADIEVTFEISDFEKTEVLDPSWTDPQILCSKKDASVYGGLGPFGLLVLASEGLQEYTAVFYRIFKSHNNNNKYVVLMCSDQSRSSLNENNDKTTYGAFVNVDPVHEKLSLRSLIDHSIVESFGGEGKACITARVYPTLAVDGYTNLYTFNYGKESVKVTGSAWTMRTAKINRSRKEENE; encoded by the exons ATGGCCTTGATGATATTCTCTCTTCGgatattcttctttctttcagtTTTGCTTTCCTTTGGCGTTATTGAGCTTGAAGGTTCCCACCATGCTTGCAGCAACCTTCTGAATTTGGAACTACCTTCAACACGCCAAGCTAAAGAGCCTTACAGAACCGGGTATCATTTCCAGCCTCCCAAGAATTGGATCAACg ATCCTAATG GGCCATTGATTTACAAAAACGTGTACCATCATTTTTATCAATATAATCCTCATGGTGTAGCGTGGTCACCCAATATTGTTTGGGCCCATTCAACATCAAATGATCTTGTCAATTGGATCCCACATGACGATGCCCTCAACCCATCAGAGCCGTTTGATATTAACGGCTGTTGGTCGGGGTCTGCTACAATCCTCCCTGGGGGAAAGCCAGCCATTGTCTACACTGGAATCAACTCCGAAAATGAGCAAGTTCAAAACTTGGCCTTCCCCAAAAATCTCTCAGACCCATTTCTCAGAGAATGGGTTAAAATCCCACAAAACCCACTAATGATCCCAACCGAAGCTAACCAAATAAATGCAGACTCATTTAGGGATCCAACTACTGCTTGGCTAGGTTCAGATAATAGATGGAGATTAGTCATTGGAAGCAAGAAAAACCAAACTGGCCTAGCCATTCTATATACGAGCGAAGATTTCCTACATTGGACCATGGTAAACCACACCTTTCATTCAGCAAAGGAAAATGATATGTGGGAGTGCCCAGATTTTTTCCCAGTTTCAAAGAGTAGCCCAATTGGTCTTGACACATCAACGAATGGTCCGGATGTTAAGCATGTGCTCAAGGTTAGCTTGTTTACTGCTAAAGAGTACTACACAATTGGAACATATAACCTAGACAAAGATATATATAACCCTGATAAGGGATCAGTGGAGAGTGATTTGGGTTTGAGATATGATTATGGTAAGTTTTATGCATCAAAATCCTTCTTTGACAGTGCTAAGAACCGTAGGATCTTGTGGGGTTGGAGTAATGAATCCTCAAGTGCCAATGATGACATCAAGAAGGGTTGGTCTGGACTCCAG ACAATTCCAAGGACCATTTTACTTGATGAGTCTGAAAAACAATTGGTACAATGGCCCATCGAAGAACTTGACAAGCTGAGAACAAAGCAGGTTAGGTTGCCAGGTATTGTGATAAAGGGAGGATCACTACATGAAGTACTTGGAGTCACAGCAGCACAG GCAGATATAGAAGTTACATTTGAGATAAGTGATTTTGAAAAAACAGAGGTGCTGGATCCAAGTTGGACCGATCCACAAATTTTGTGTAGCAAAAAGGATGCCTCAGTTTATGGGGGTCTAGGACCATTTGGGTTGCTGGTTTTGGCTTCAGAGGGTTTGCAAGAATACACAGCAGTCTTTTATAgaatattcaaatctcacaacaacaacaacaaatatgTGGTGCTCATGTGCAGTGATCAAAGCAG GTCTTCCTTGAATGAAAATAATGATAAGACTACATACGGGGCATTTGTAAATGTGGATCCTGTTCATGAGAAGCTATCACTCAGAAGCTTG ATTGATCACTCTATAGTGGAGAGCTTTGGTGGAGAAGGCAAGGCGTGCATAACAGCTAGGGTTTATCCCACATTGGCTGTTGATGGTTATACCAACTTATATACTTTCAATTATGGGAAAGAGAGTGTAAAAGTCACAGGAAGTGCATGGACCATGAGGACTGCAAAGATTAATCGatcaagaaaagaagagaatgaATAG